The Lutzomyia longipalpis isolate SR_M1_2022 chromosome 2, ASM2433408v1 DNA window CCAACATAAAACATCATCCTACTCCCCTTGAATACCGTACACAATGTGCTATATATACGGGAGAGGAGGGGGGTGGAGGGACAaaggggagagagagagctatGAGGCCGCGAGAGGCGACAGTAGCAACAAAATGGGTTGCATGTGAAACCATTTAGCCCTCTTTTGTCAACGTCACCACGCGGACGGGGTTGAAGCGCGCCCGGGGATAGGGTTGGCGGGGGGGATGAAGCAACTCTCCCATGATATTTGTGGCAATAGAGCCACCTGTAATGGTTATGGTACTGAAATATACACAACACAATACACCATGTACCAGAAAAGTTATCCATATATCGACTAAACAACTTCCATACAGCTGCATTGTTATCGTACAATCTATATAAATATTCCTTTGGAGACACCCCCTGTGTGCATCCCACATGGACTACATTTTCCATCTAGCTAAACATCCACCCCATTCCCTTCAACTTCCTTGTCGTACATCGCGCCCTTAATGCACTTCTCCATATTATATACCTCAGTGGAGATAACCGGAAATCTCTTCCGAAGACAGATTTTCAACGTGGAATTTATATGGAGTCTAGACGGTTCAATGGACGATTTGGGGATTTACTCAGCGATTTTGCAACCCAATGTTTCTTTGCACCGTCAACggaattgcaatattttttttcctaccgCCGCAATCACTCTTTATTCCATCCATGTCTTCTTATAGAGAGAGTCCGTATATACAGAAGGAGGCAATTGTGCTGCTAGAAATGCCTTTTGTTCACCTATTGTCAGGCTTATTGTTCGATTTagtattttctttatgatttttttttaatgaaaattaattgattttcaatgaaaacttGAAAAGGTTATGGGCtgaatttttaacacaaattgggataaatagtttttatttttacagcAATTGAATAGGTTCAGTTTGAAGTAGAGCTTTGATAGTTCTTCCGCgaaatttcaagagttttgcttaagaattggcttttatttgacttttctaattaattttgaagttagatttcatgaaaatttcatacaaaTCTTGGGAACATTTGGgtaaagaaaacaacaaagtaaaaaaaacggttaaggctccaacagatggacgagaaattcctcgtgcggtgcggtgcggcgaggttttcggccaatcagaagcgagagatggctcacacactctcaccgcaccgtgcgagaacgtttttcggccaatccgaagcgacgatgggccacgaaaacctcgccgcgccgcaccgcacgaggaatttctcgtccatctgttggagcctttagttgattgaaaaaaaaaatacagataattttctaaaagttttgttaagaaaattttcttgattttcggTACatgtagatttttctttaatttattcataaaaagatatttttaatttttttcaagatttttttttgataaaatattcttcaaagaaaagaatgagaactgggttttcttaaaagacggattttcggtctcaaGCTCggctaattaaattttattcaaggccaacgtttcggactatttaagtccttcctcagggcctaCATGACAACTTTTACAATCTTTccataaactattttttacaGATTCATCCCTTTActtcatttttataaaaattagttaatttcagttaattttcaatttataaaatattcaatgactattctaaaaagaattttctaacctagattaaaattaaatgcttcTGGTCAAACACTTAACAACCTTCTTTTCACTAAAAACCTTCctgagaaatcttaagaaaattcctttcgaAGAATCTTCTTTGAACACTTAATGACTTAAAATGACcccaaaaagtttccttaGAAATCTCTCCGTATAAGTTGGTGCTAAAATTCAAATGTCCGGCACTTCAGCATCTACATCCTGTTTTCTCTATGTCCACATCCAAGACCGGAAACATTGAGAAAGTGAAGTGGTCAGTGACTCCACAAATTGATCCATTCCACACCACCCGCAAGGATTCTCTCTCTGACCGGAGATTTGCCATTCACAACGGGCAAAAGGGGTTTATAGTGGTTGGTTTGAGGGGTTGAGTGGGAGCGGAAAAGGAAGGTATTATTGTGTGTATGCACCCGAGATAAGAAAGGTCTCTTCCATAATGCTTTTATCATCACCATACATAAAGTTAAAATATGAACCATCCAACCAAAATATGAATATCGTCGACAGACTATACTTTATGATTTTCTATGGGTTGTCTTGTTCGTCCTATATTCCACATAGTGAAGCCGTTTGTGTAGCAGAGGGATGGGGGGACGGAGGAGATGGATGGGCGGTGGGAATCCTCTTGGACCAAAAGTGAGATCTCATATTCAAAAGCAGTGTGGGGAGGAGGGTGCTCTGTGCTACTTTATCCATTCACCCCAAACCCTCAACAGAAAGCGCGCGAAAATCTGCCATTTTTGGTGGCGCAATGAAGGGGCGGGGGTGGGGAGGTTGTGAAAAGTGTAAGAGCGGCGAGAGTGATGAAGCTTCACAGGAAACTTACCATTGAGGATGTGCGATAGTGTCAGGAGGTAAAGAGTTGAGCAACTGCAAAATATACCCGTCCTACCCTTTCTCCCAGTTCCCTCCCATGGAAAAGGTTGTGAGAATACGACCCTCTTCATGGTGCGCGGGGGGTGTGAGATGATAAATGTTGTTGTTGTAAGTCAAACCACACACAAGCCAGCAAACAGGAAGTGCATAATCTTTTCAGAGCGAGAGAGTGAGATGCCAGGTCTCGCTcacaaatccaccccccctcTGATCTTTTCATGGGGCTTCCACAAAAGGCTGGAGGTAGGGTGCAAGCCAGTGACTTTTTAAATGGTTCGAGGGGTTGATTTACTTTCTTATCAGATTATTGAGTTCTAgcttcttcattttccaacacacacacaccaccccCACATAGCAGTACTCTTTTCACCCaggaaagtggaaaaattacCCTGGAAATCCCCGCCCAAAGAGCACGGCGGTACCCGGCCGTATTCCATTTCGGCCAAAATGTATTCCGCGCGGGATTCCCGCTCAGGCACCGTATGGTGCACCATATATGATggtattgggaaaaatttggtACCCAAAATCAGGTCGTGGCTCCATAGCAGGTAAAATTTCACGCCTAAATTTGGGAATACCATAGGGATATCCGTATGGTGTCTGGAAACAGCTTCTGCCACGACTGAAAAAACTCCTGCATGTAggcaaaatttttgacattttttttctctttccctctcacttattttttttctatctttctTTCTCACAAACACATTATTTTCCCTACCTAATGTTCTCCTTTTACGATAGTGTTCCCTTTTCTATTTTGCCTCACTGGGAGGCAAATGGCCAAATTTCATGGAGATGTACTTCGGCAAAAATACCTCGTCTTGGCAATAATATTcaccaagaaaaattcacgcgtTTTCACGCGTGAAAAACATATGCGAGAttgatttttaagtagtatatTAATTAGAAGAGCCATAAATGGCCCtctcatttcataaaaattaatatttctttgaaaaattagaaaattaaaaaaaattgaaattataccCACATCATTATGCTTATTTAATACAGCATTGCATTATGTTTCTTATGCTAGAAACATtattaaaatggcataaaaagctttagttttcaataaataaaattttataaaatatccatGCCACGTGTAGCTAAAAGTACCCTCAAAAAGACAACCATTCGTCGAATACATGAAAAAGCGTTGcatttcagtacaattttcttcaacacatgagagaattttttatgttgctaaCGCATTTGCTCCACAAAAATCCGTATGAACAGCTATTGTAATcagtcaaaaattaaataagtgaTATATCTTttgtaatatgtatatattttttatgcaaaaggaATAGTAGAGGATATAGTAAGACAAAAAAGGCATTCCAAGATTTAGGAAAATCAATACATTGCAAAATGGTCTGAGaagaagagaatattttaagtCTTTTCTTAAACTTAGAGTGCCTTGAGTTAATTTTAtcccaaaattttcattttattgctgtttttatttttgaagattttttttctcacaataatGTTCCTGGTTGCCTCACAATtagttacatttttttaatacgtaAGTTCTCTGCCTACTCTGCAAATCTGAAGATAATAATACTGcataagatattttatttctgtcccgaatatttttttttgtcaagcTAGATTCTAGAAATATGTAAATTGGTTACTGCAAATTATCAGAAATCCAACAATAATACAATTTATCCAAcacgaataataaaaaaaaatagaaaaattatttaagtgtGTGTAATATTGGCAAAAATACATTCATACTTCTATAATTTTGTTGAAACAGTTTACATTTCACATCTTCAAGTCTATAATGCTTTCTCGATttcttattaatattttcaacagaataaatatttaaaaatgaagaatcaATTGGGTTTGTAAAAAAACTGTTTGCCTTGTCTACGAGTTTGTCTCCaactatttttaattcatcgttaaaataatttacatttatcATTTCTACTATTTCATTTTCAGCTGACAAAAACCATTTGTTTTTATGGTCATTTTTTAGAGTAAAGCCTTTTTCTAATTCAAAAGTAACGCCTAATCCCTCACGTGTTAAtattggataattttttgtttcctccttttttttatttttgtatgtacttatttcacaaaatctttTAGCTACCTGAGCTAGAGGTCTGTTGCCAGATCTaaccaattttttaaatattcctaAGTAACTTTCAAACGGATAAGTACTTATATTTTCCAGTTCTCCAAAAAGACGTACGTCGTCTATTACGTGAATTAAATTATGCACATTGCTCACGACTGAAGATGGTCCGTAAAAATAAGAATAGGATTTTACatattcttcaattaattcatGTGCAATATCTCTGTATTTTTGATAATATCTAGCTGAATATATGGAATAGGCACAAAATAGCAAACTGAAATGGTAGTAAACATTTggcttaagaaaatcttttagaatAACAATTCCCAGGTACAAAAGAAATGTACGATATTCTGTTCCTTTCCATATTGAAAGATATCTTAAAGTCCTAATTTGTCGATGAAGTTCAATAGGTCTACTCTCATTCGCAAATTTTAAGAGCTGACATATTTCAGTAATTTGTGCATTTGACCATTTTGTcctataattaaattttccggtGGTCCATCCTTCTAGTTGACGCTTCATAATACCCAGATCAAAGAGGTGAAGATTATCAGAAACTGGAAAATGTTCCACCATGTCTATAGGTAAATTTTCCAATGGTGATGTGGTTTTATGGTGCTCTGGTTCTCTTCTTGAACGAAAACTAGAATCGTCTCGTTTGACTGCATCTATTCGTGTGAATACCATGCAATCAAAAAATGATCCACTAACCGTACATTTACTACATCCGGAATAGTGATTAAAGTACACTATTCCCTTAACAAATGATCGTGCAGGAGAATCACACACGAAACTATGAATTGTAACATTCAATTTGTGTGTATTAATGATGATTCCATTCGTCACAAGATTGTTCATTTCACCCACAAAGTAATTAAGGTAATGGTGTACGCTTTCTGGTTTACTTTCACCACAGTATATTGCGGCTACCTGGGGTTCTATTTTAGGTTTTTCAATTATCCTAAATAGTACTGGCCAGAAATGGGTCTTAGTACTTTTTGCAAACTGCAATCCATCGATgtgaaattgtaaagaaattgTTGTATCTTCAGCCAAAGttttaaaatgtgaaattagcGTGGATTCTATTGAATTATACCAAAACTCTCCAGATCCCATTTTTTCAATGCGTACATTTCTTGGTGTTTTCACAATCGTCCTTACATCCGATGGcaaattttttaagcattcTTTTGTTTTCAAGAGTTTAAGTAATTGATTAGAAGCGGCATGTGTAATACCATTTGTAATAATCCAGCCAGCCAGTTGATCTTGAAATGAATCTTCATTATTGTGTTCATCCTCACCATCCTCATAAGTTTCTGAATCGTCAGAATCACTTTCAATCAagtctgaaaaatattttttacggtGTAATCTGAAGCAGTATGTAAAAAAGTGTATATGTAATTATCAATTACCTATCCAATTCTCGATATACGTAGAATCAGGATTATCTAGATGATGTTCATCTATAGATGAtggaatttcattaattacATCACTAGAAATGTGATGTGTACGTTGAGAAAGAGCACAATATTCATTAGAAGTCTTTGCAACACGGTAATAAAATGATgaggaatatttaaattctcttttgtcCATTGTAATTTTGCTTAGTAATAGTAATCAAAAATAGTCACACTGTAATGAacactttctttttaaataaattttttacttaaaagctttattagctaagttttttttttaatatgacgCTATTCCAAAACGTTTTGTTCATACGTATTTCGAAGAGGTCTTATACGGAGGACAAATCATGTACAACTGTGTCAATTTTTAAGGGACAGTTTTGTCTGAATGTTGAAAAAGCGTCTATGTTTATGTACAGTGTTTCTTTTTCGTAATATATTATGTAGTATCTACTTATTatatacagtgggaccccagtacaacgaccactcggatgtactatTCATactcattatttttaatgtgcGACAGTAGTTCAACCGAGTAGTcattgtactggggtcccactgtagtTACCATAGTTTTCCCTGTAATAGGCAAATATGCAGAACTGTCATATTTCACACTTTTGTTAATCCATATAccttcttagaaaaaaattagaaacagGTACTGTATAGATATAAACGAGACAAAACAACTGAAATATTTCAGGTGCaaccataaaataaaagtacaTAGGcacataattgaaaaaaaaaccaaacatCTAGAACTAACATGCAACAGCAAATCGGGTTTGTTAAGGGGTTTGGAAATACCAGTCATTAAATCACCAAACTGACCATTTCTGAGAATATAAATTTACGACCTTAGGTAGGactttttaaatcattatatttttggaattttggaACCTTGCTTAGTGATGGGTTTTTCCgtaagataatttaatatatggGTGCTCAGTAGGATAATTCTTTTCGACGGGCACCAGATTTGGGCATTATTTATTAGCTTAAATGAAAGAGGTGAGAGTCGTGAGTGTGAATTCTTTTGATGTGGACTCAAACAAATCCTTGATTCTTTTTTCGTATTGTATttatgaattatatttttaaataattattttcacaatCTAGATTCCAACaactcataaaatttaaactcgAACTGTCTGAACTGTATATATGTACctgaaaaattttgtgaaaaatatatgtatatctcCTAAGAGCATaaattcttgcaatttaaaggaaaaggaatgattagttttggaaagaaaagtaATCACTATTAATTCATATAACCGTTcctagaaaatcttaaaacatttctttcacaaaatattcattaattaGAAGAAATACATTCAGGCCCAAAATCCAAGAATACATGTTTCAGACAAAGTGAATAGACAGAGATAATTTCTTTCACCCAAATTAAGCAACATAAGTAGTCTGATCccttttaagaataattctttcCTATTGCAGATTGATCATTATGTACCCTACTTTCTGCATACAAGTACttctatataaattgaaaaaaggcTTTCCTTCATGTTAGTTCAATTCTGGTGTTTGAAGGATACATGTCATACGAAactactgttttttttttctttcgtgcCAAAGTGTTTTTTTAAGTTGGCTATCAAAGTATAAGTTTTCTATATAAGCCTAAAAAGtgctttttgtgaatttttcaagtgTGCAAAAGTATTTCATAAACAAACGAATTGACAAAAATTGTGACTTTtcgatatatatatatatatatttaaaatgtacTCTATTGTTAaaacaattgagaaaaatggaCCAGCTATTGTGGCCATACCATCTATTTGGGTGAAAGATGGACATCTTTATTGGCCGCGAGATAACAGAAATTTGAGAAAGTTAAGGAGGAAACAGGCGGTTCCAGGTAAGTAAATCTCATAGGGAATATATGAATGAAACGTATCAAAATGCgcataattttttgagaaggaattttatattatataaaaaaacgtTGCTTTTTTAGAATTCCATtacaaaaagtgaaaaataccgaaagaattatttgtttatcaaattttatagtatgaatgattttttttgaaaaaaatttatagcacattaattaataaaaaaaattgatacgACAAAAAAccaatagaatatttttttcttcagattGCCTAATTCGTATACCTATTTCTTATCgtaaattctaaaaaataaattttcagtgcTCTAtattatacctacatatatatttttatggaagacatttaaaatagtttacattaattgtaagttttttttctttaattcctattcttataattttttttgaattacaGAGGAAACATGGGAAAAGCTTAATTGTGAGATTAAAAAACATGGCATTACTACGTGGGATGAAGCCCTACATCTCGAAAAAATGCTATGCAAAGTCGAAACTGAAAATGAGGAAGATGTTTTGACGAGACACACTGatcagaaaaaatcctttatacaaaaaaacttCGATTCGTCTATACGTAACATCGCAGCCTCAGCAGTTTCAGAAAATTCTAGCACCTCTATTGTTTCGGCAAAGAAGtcgctaaaaagaaaatcaccgGAAGATGAAGCACACGACTCAGTGGAACATAGAGCAAAACAGTCGAAACTGTCGCAGAAATCGCAGTTTAGTGTGAATGGGAATCTTCAAGACTGCGACACAGAAGACCACAATCGCATTAATTTGGTATCAAGAGATTCACACGCAGAATATTCTTCTGACAGCACGGATACATCTCCGAAGGCACAAAACTCACCAGTGTCTTGTAAGCTATTTCTTgttattaatcaaaaaaatttaattttgtttgaatCAATGTATATATGAATAACATTAATACATTTTGCAGCGTTTAGCTTCAGCGATAAGGAAGAAATCAGTGTCAAAAACGCGAACGACATAATTTTGGCCATTGCAAATCTAACAAAGGGACAGGCTAGAATTGAAACTAAGTTGGATCATGTGACTACTATTCTTTTGAGAGACTCTTCTGGAAACAAGCAGCAGAAAAAAGTAACAGAATGCGTTAGAAAGACATACTTTCCCATCAAAAGCTCTAAAGATCTATGTGCTCTTGAAGAAAAGCTAAATGAGAATGATTTCAAAGAAAACGTAATTGAAGAATTTGGCAAGATTCATGGGGCCACAGGAGAAGGAAAGTACAAAAAGATCGTCTACAAATTAGTGGACGATATGTTTGATCGTTgtatttttacttctttttcttgGAGTGGTAAATCAAAGAATAACAGAAAACAGAATTTCTCCagcttaaaaaatgtattcgaCACATTCTACCAAATTGTCAATAATGCAGACAAAGCATACACGATTCACCTTAATTACGaatattttaagagatttttaaaatacagCTTCGAGAGAGTTGAGaggaataataagaaaaaatagaatttatcagaagacaaaaacaaaaaaaagattattggATCTTTGTAAGgttgaaaaaatatagaacCATTTCGTCAAAGAAATGCTAATGCtttgtgaattgaaaaaaCTAGGTCAtaaggtttaaaaaataaaataaataaatttcatcttgTAACATTGTCGATATTTTTggagatgaataaattaattaaaacaatgtgttttttttactttacttatATGTTTtgataatcaatttttttttcacttataaGGTTAACCCCCAAAAGAATCATAACTTCTACATAGGGATATCGTCTACTTTTTTATTGCGCTTGTGAGGCAAGGTGCGATAACCCTTGTGCAGTTGTACAAAAgcatttttacttttcttatgctaaaaataaacttttcatgtTATGAAGAGATTACTAAACATTTTgcaatgattaaaaaaaatctgtttttttaaacctttcagtttgttttgtaaaattcatttaaaaattttaacttttataacaaaaaaatattcctttggTACAAACAATCCCAAAAGTTCCTCACTTTGTACTGTACAGAAACACATTGCAAAATAATCTAAGCCAcatgtcaaaaaaattatttttttcaccgaaatggttattaaataaatttttaagcccatGTAGATAACTAAATATGTTACAAAGCGCTATATATAATACTTTGgcgtttatttaaaaatatatatatggtatatt harbors:
- the LOC129789619 gene encoding uncharacterized protein LOC129789619, coding for MDKREFKYSSSFYYRVAKTSNEYCALSQRTHHISSDVINEIPSSIDEHHLDNPDSTYIENWIDLIESDSDDSETYEDGEDEHNNEDSFQDQLAGWIITNGITHAASNQLLKLLKTKECLKNLPSDVRTIVKTPRNVRIEKMGSGEFWYNSIESTLISHFKTLAEDTTISLQFHIDGLQFAKSTKTHFWPVLFRIIEKPKIEPQVAAIYCGESKPESVHHYLNYFVGEMNNLVTNGIIINTHKLNVTIHSFVCDSPARSFVKGIVYFNHYSGCSKCTVSGSFFDCMVFTRIDAVKRDDSSFRSRREPEHHKTTSPLENLPIDMVEHFPVSDNLHLFDLGIMKRQLEGWTTGKFNYRTKWSNAQITEICQLLKFANESRPIELHRQIRTLRYLSIWKGTEYRTFLLYLGIVILKDFLKPNVYYHFSLLFCAYSIYSARYYQKYRDIAHELIEEYVKSYSYFYGPSSVVSNVHNLIHVIDDVRLFGELENISTYPFESYLGIFKKLVRSGNRPLAQVAKRFCEISTYKNKKKEETKNYPILTREGLGVTFELEKGFTLKNDHKNKWFLSAENEIVEMINVNYFNDELKIVGDKLVDKANSFFTNPIDSSFLNIYSVENINKKSRKHYRLEDVKCKLFQQNYRSMNVFLPILHTLK
- the LOC129789703 gene encoding uncharacterized protein LOC129789703, with the protein product MYSIVKTIEKNGPAIVAIPSIWVKDGHLYWPRDNRNLRKLRRKQAVPEETWEKLNCEIKKHGITTWDEALHLEKMLCKVETENEEDVLTRHTDQKKSFIQKNFDSSIRNIAASAVSENSSTSIVSAKKSLKRKSPEDEAHDSVEHRAKQSKLSQKSQFSVNGNLQDCDTEDHNRINLVSRDSHAEYSSDSTDTSPKAQNSPVSSFSFSDKEEISVKNANDIILAIANLTKGQARIETKLDHVTTILLRDSSGNKQQKKVTECVRKTYFPIKSSKDLCALEEKLNENDFKENVIEEFGKIHGATGEGKYKKIVYKLVDDMFDRCIFTSFSWSGKSKNNRKQNFSSLKNVFDTFYQIVNNADKAYTIHLNYEYFKRFLKYSFERVERNNKKK